In the genome of Streptomyces sp. V2I9, one region contains:
- a CDS encoding ABC transporter permease — MGRYVARRLLQMIPVFIGSTLLVFLMMYALPGDPVRALAGEQHVDATQIAQIKADLGLDQPIWQQYLNYLGNLFQGDLGNQIGTQRPVAEVIADAYPITIRLAIFAFVFTVVAGISLGIVAGLKADSIRDRGLLGLTLVLISMPSFVLGFLVQYFFAFQLGIAKPNVSLDPTNGELIMPAIVLASLSLAYVARLTRTSVAENLRADYMRTAVAKGLPRRRVIGVHLMRNSLIPVVTFLGTDIGALMGGAIVTEGIFNIKGVGQLVFEALAKREGATVVGVVTLLVIVYLVCSLLVDLLYAVLDPRIRYA; from the coding sequence ATGGGGCGCTATGTCGCACGACGACTGCTCCAGATGATCCCGGTCTTCATCGGGTCGACCCTGCTGGTCTTCCTGATGATGTACGCACTGCCCGGCGACCCCGTCAGAGCACTTGCCGGAGAACAGCACGTAGACGCGACGCAGATCGCGCAGATCAAGGCAGACCTCGGACTGGACCAGCCGATCTGGCAGCAGTACCTGAATTACCTCGGCAATCTGTTCCAGGGCGACCTCGGCAACCAGATCGGAACGCAGCGTCCGGTCGCCGAAGTCATCGCCGACGCCTACCCGATCACCATCAGACTGGCGATCTTCGCCTTCGTCTTCACGGTCGTCGCCGGTATCTCGCTCGGCATCGTCGCCGGCCTCAAGGCCGACTCCATCCGGGACCGCGGTCTGCTCGGCCTGACGCTGGTGCTGATCTCCATGCCGTCCTTCGTGCTGGGCTTCCTCGTTCAGTACTTCTTCGCGTTCCAGCTCGGCATCGCCAAGCCGAACGTGAGCCTCGATCCGACCAACGGCGAGTTGATCATGCCGGCCATCGTGCTGGCGTCGCTGTCACTCGCGTACGTCGCCCGCCTCACCCGTACCTCGGTCGCCGAGAACCTGCGCGCCGACTACATGCGTACGGCCGTCGCCAAGGGCCTGCCGCGGCGGCGGGTCATCGGCGTGCACCTGATGCGCAACTCGCTCATCCCGGTCGTCACCTTCCTCGGCACCGACATCGGCGCCCTCATGGGCGGCGCGATCGTGACCGAGGGCATCTTCAACATCAAGGGCGTCGGACAGCTCGTCTTCGAGGCGCTCGCCAAGCGCGAAGGCGCCACCGTCGTCGGCGTCGTGACGCTGCTCGTCATCGTCTACCTCGTCTGCAGCCTGCTCGTCGACCTGCTCTACGCGGTCCTGGACCCGAGGATCCGGTATGCCTGA
- a CDS encoding ABC transporter permease, with the protein MPDTTALKSTDAPATAVDAAPATDTGPAPGKPRSLWSDAWHDLRRNPLFLISMVLIVLLAVMAIFPSLFTSASPRDANLAEHYLQHPNWGHFFAPDWLGYDVQGRSIYARLIYGARASIMVGVIVTIAVTVTGLVIGMIAGYFGGWIDTILSRITDVFFGVPFIVGAMVILTSFEERSVWVVILSMAFLGWTQIARVARGSVITIKQADYVVAAKALGASTTRILTRHILPNAIAPVIVVATIALGGYIAAEATLSFLGIGLAEPTVSWGIDVSAAKDQLRNAPFVLVIPSVMVSITVLSFLMFGDAVRNALDPKMR; encoded by the coding sequence ATGCCTGACACCACCGCACTCAAGAGCACCGACGCTCCGGCCACGGCCGTCGACGCGGCGCCCGCCACGGACACGGGCCCCGCGCCCGGCAAGCCGCGCAGCCTCTGGTCGGACGCCTGGCACGACCTGCGCCGCAACCCGCTCTTCCTCATCTCGATGGTGCTGATCGTGCTGCTCGCCGTCATGGCGATCTTCCCGAGCCTGTTCACCAGCGCCTCGCCGCGGGACGCCAACCTGGCCGAGCACTACCTCCAGCACCCGAACTGGGGACACTTCTTCGCCCCCGACTGGCTCGGGTACGACGTCCAGGGCCGCTCGATCTACGCGCGTCTGATCTACGGCGCCCGCGCCTCGATCATGGTCGGCGTGATCGTCACCATCGCGGTCACCGTCACCGGACTGGTGATCGGCATGATCGCGGGCTACTTCGGCGGCTGGATCGACACGATCCTGTCCCGGATCACCGACGTCTTCTTCGGCGTCCCCTTCATCGTCGGCGCCATGGTCATCCTGACCAGCTTCGAGGAGCGCTCCGTCTGGGTCGTCATCCTGTCGATGGCCTTCCTCGGCTGGACGCAGATCGCCCGTGTCGCCCGCGGCTCGGTCATCACGATCAAGCAGGCCGACTACGTGGTCGCCGCCAAGGCGCTCGGCGCCTCCACCACCCGGATCCTGACGCGGCACATCCTGCCGAACGCCATCGCTCCGGTGATCGTGGTCGCCACCATCGCGCTCGGCGGTTACATCGCCGCCGAGGCCACCCTGTCCTTCCTCGGTATCGGCCTCGCCGAGCCGACGGTCTCGTGGGGCATCGACGTGTCCGCTGCGAAGGACCAGCTCCGCAACGCGCCGTTCGTCCTGGTCATCCCCTCGGTGATGGTCTCGATCACGGTGCTGTCCTTCCTGATGTTCGGCGATGCGGTCCGCAACGCCCTCGACCCCAAGATGCGCTGA